In a single window of the Dreissena polymorpha isolate Duluth1 chromosome 3, UMN_Dpol_1.0, whole genome shotgun sequence genome:
- the LOC127872084 gene encoding uncharacterized protein LOC127872084 — MSGNQFAKTIERNGTLRRHNPVGPEMGAALDENIFLDMEIDGIPHGSKPLIRQHFDLSLNDTQPVGRRVANSAIYTSEDRDIIYRVDVELDGTTSTYGLVRHGGALDFFNGRGKVLELQFDNEAVSPSTPLTPEPDFLKLTENLRTKRQQHRQRAIVDDIETAVVPKVVVFVDTVVVNKFLPLNNNQMAKTRADISKFFTLVANELTIMYQTLRQYNNLLYRGATALPQNIAVQIVNVVFPPGNTDYSFVTDNLNQGVLTDFATLTSFRVFLDTYISPVPYDHATLITGFDLRSSTGANRLGIAFTYSMCWQLAFDLGYHSSINEFTADVMETMAHELGHGLGMQHDGLQNSCEDLKFLMVGSGDITASTSTVPTYRTFSQCSSEELEIFTDLILPEDEFRPTCLLPPTASFIMDFCKGLSGKILTLDEQCQLVFGATSSRCSLLDVQGAVTEDHLAHGYVVDCHINEITNQQPFFCFVPNSAQCEPIPDVSMGTKCVIDGVRNPNNICSQGLCERKPLCED; from the exons ATGTCTGGGAATCAGTTTGCGAAAA CCATAGAGAGGAATGGAACGTTGCGTCGCCATAACCCTGTGGGACCTGAGATGGGTGCTGCTTTAGAC GAGAACATATTTCTGGACATGGAAATCGACGGCATACCACACGGTTCCAAGCCACTGATCAGGCAACACTTTGACCTAAGCTTGAATGACACACAGCCTGTTGGAAGGAGAGTGGCG AACTCTGCTATCTACACATCGGAGGACAGAGATATCATATACAGAGTGGATGTGGAATTGGACGGGACTACTAGCACA TACGGATTAGTACGTCACGGAGGTGCTCTTGACTTTTTCAACGGCAGAGGAAAAGTGTTGGAACTTCAATTTGACAACGAGGCGGTTTCACCATCAACACCATTAACACCTGAGCCCG ATTTCTTAAAACTGACGGAGAATCTTAGAACGAAAAGGCAACAACACCGGCAACGAGCGATAGTGGATGACATCGAAACCGCAGTCGTGCCAAAAGTGGTTGTGTTTGTGGACACGGTCGTGGTCAACAA gtTTCTACCTCTGAACAACAATCAAATGGCAAAGACTCGAGCTGATATTTCAAAGTTCTTTACGCTGGTGGCAAACGAG CTTACCATAATGTATCAGACGTTGAGGCAGTATAATAATCTGTTGTACAGAGGCGCAACGGCTTTGCCTCAGAATATTGCTGTACAGATTGTGAACGTAGTGTTCCCACCTGGG AACACGGATTACAGTTTTGTGACTGATAACCTCAACCAAGGTGTCCTGACTGATTTTGCTACGTTGACTTCATTCCGAGTGTTCCTGGATACGTACATATCACCAGTACCATATGACCACGCGACATTGATTACCGg GTTTGACCTGCGATCATCTACAGGAGCAAATCGTCTCG GTATTGCCTTTACGTATAGCATGTGCTGGCAGCTTGCCTTCGATCTTGGATATCACTCTTCGATAAATGAGTTCACTGCCGATGTCATGGAAACAATGGCTCATGAGCTTGGACATGG ATTGGGCATGCAACATGATGGTCTCCAGAATTCATGTGAGGACCTGAAGTTCCTAATGGTTGGCAGTGGGGATATTACTGCATCGACAAGCACCGTTCCAACCTATAGAACATTTTCGCAGTGTTCGTCCGAAGAACTAGAAATTTTCACCGATTT aattcTTCCAGAGGATGAGTTCCGCCCAACATGCCTGTTGCCCCCGACGGCTTCTTTTATTATGGACTTCTGCAAGGGTCTTTCCGGTAAAATCCTGACATTGGACGAGCAGTGCCAACTTGTCTTTGGCGCCACTAGCTCGCGATGTTCCCTGCTG GATGTACAAGGTGCCGTCACCGAAGATCATCTTGCACATGGATACGTTGTCGATTGCCACATAAACGAAATCACAAATCAACAACCGTTCTTCTGCTTTGTCCCGAATAGTGCCCAGTGTGAACCCATACCTGACGTTTCTATGGGAACCAAATGCGTCATCGATGGAGTAAGGAATCCAAATAAc ATTTGCAGCCAGGGTTTGTGCGAAAGAAAACCTCTCTGCGAGGACTAA